A DNA window from Anastrepha obliqua isolate idAnaObli1 chromosome 5, idAnaObli1_1.0, whole genome shotgun sequence contains the following coding sequences:
- the LOC129249121 gene encoding uncharacterized protein LOC129249121 — MWKKAMLPLLLLLLLTALLLAQLVATESTQPPVNAKDISTSSSSTERSVATALDINDNDDHDPDEAIVETYEADEERSEVTKKTIPQLIKTTPTNEDASADVSEVDAGDDCDSDEVNRDGDDGGVGDHDGDDDGEANVFDEGSGGSVDVGEGGSADFAGEYIGVGESNAEASEAPLLKLRGRDRLASIMMREFTQLIDYALEQQRSVVNQFLQDDTIEMVKCATMETVKKSCASFIEGVREALKIDKGKDFPTQFALFGMKTLMARNFESFVDQHNTTRIKQPTAENVIIDNALKKAGVLQIELDMQKRFVEFSKLFESIVGKYVDRLLPHERKLDETMVEWYEEFKAATNISSQVTALSKFLPLYKNISSIEIELN; from the exons ATGTGGAAGAAAGCGATGCTgcctctgctgctgctgctgctgctcaccGCATTACTCTTAGCACAG TTGGTCGCAACGGAATCAACGCAACCACCAGTTAATGCAAAAGACATCAGCACCAGTAGTAGTAGCACGGAGCGTTCCGTGGCGACAGCATTGGATATTAACGACAATGACGATCATGATCCCGATGAAGCAATAGTTGAAACGTACGAAGCCGATGAGGAGAGAAGCGAAGTGACAAAGAAAACGATAccacaattaataaaaacaacgcCAACCAACGAAGACGCTAGCGCAGACGTAAGCGAAGTAGACGCCGGTGACGATTGCGATAGCGACGAAGTCAACAGGGACGGGGACGATGGCGGTGTTGGTGATCACGATGGCGATGACGATGGCGAAGCGAATGTATTCGACGAGGGCAGTGGTGGTAGTGTTGATGTTGGTGAAGGGGGCAGCGCCGACTTCGCTGGAGAATACATTGGTGTTGGCGAAAGTAATGCTGAAGCATCCGAAGCTCCTCTACTTAAGCTACGCGGGCGCGATCGGCTTGCGTCTATAATGATGCGCGAATTCACACAGTTGATTGATTATGCATTGGAGCAACAGAGATCGGTCGTCAACCAGTTTTTACAAGACGATACAATTGAGATGGTGAAATGTGCGACAATGGAGACGGTGAAAAAGAGCTGCGCCTCATTCATAGAGGGTGTGAGAGAAGCCCTCAAGATTGACAAAGGTAAAGATTTTCCTACACAATTCGCGCTGTTCGGAATGAAAACGTTGATGGCGAGAAATTTCGAATCATTTGTGGATCAACATAATACGACGCGCATAAAGCAACCGACAGCGGAAAATGTGATTATTGACAATGCGCTGAAGAAGGCGGGTGTGTTGCAGATCGAGTTGGATATGCAGAAACGTTTtgtggaattttcaaaattatttgagtcGATAGTGGGTAAATATGTGGATAGACTGTTGCCGCATGAACGGAAGTTGGATGAAACAATGGTGGAGTGGTATGAAGAATTCAAAGCAGCGACGAATATTAGTAGTCAAGTGACAGCTTTGTCAAAGTTTTTACCACTGTACAAAAATATATCTTCCatagaaattgaattaaattga
- the LOC129247345 gene encoding uncharacterized protein LOC129247345, which translates to MFSRNILLLLSYLLVLTKLINALSQPNEVRSTSEDAKDQQGLTTKLTKCAVLHGEHGVKKIITNAKSNDNSINNNYDKRSDRDKLLFYSLNQLTLLSNFTVQHGTQLLRNVLKEASTHEEHSEILKTYLRDFSDYVARAERLKKLNEREKVCELHSMTVLF; encoded by the exons ATGTTTAGCAGGAATATATTGTTGCTGCTCAGCTATTTGCTTGTGCTCACAAAG CTCATTAACGCCTTATCACAACCGAATGAAGTCCGCAGCACTTCCGAAGATGCTAAAGATCAGCAGGGTCTAACTACTAAATTGACGAAATGTGCAGTTCTCCACGGCGAACACggggttaaaaaaattataactaatGCAAAGAGCAATGACAATAGCATTAACAACAACTACGATAAACGGAGTGATCGTGATAAATTACTTTTCTATTCGCTCAACCAATTAACATTGCTCTCAAATTTTACCGTTCAACATGGCACACAACTTTTACGAAACGTTCTTAAAGAAGCATCCACACACGAGGAACACTCCGagattttaaaaacatatttacgcGATTTTTCGGATTATGTCGCACGCGCCGAACGTTTGAAAAAACTAAACGAACGTGAAAAGGTGTGCGAACTGCACAGTATGACCGTACTATTTTAG
- the LOC129248516 gene encoding cytochrome c oxidase subunit 4 isoform 1, mitochondrial, giving the protein MALRGMSLPMQRQLFQQLIKNMQSGSVASIHTLDKIGNREIVGYGWNGTASYADRTDFPMPAIRFREPTNEIKALREKEKQDWKKLSHEEIKALYRASFCQTFAEIKAPTGEWKKHLGVGLIFTGLAIWIAIFMNLFVYDELPITFDDEHKKAQLKRMIDLEVNPVTGLTSKWDYENNKWK; this is encoded by the exons ATGGCACTCCGTGGTATGAGCCTACCCATGCAGCGTCAGCTGTTCCAGCAGTTGATCAAAAATATGCAAAGTGGCAGCGTTGCCTCCATTCACACATTGGATAAAATTGGTAACCGGGAAATTGTCGGATACGGCTGGAACGGTACCGCTTCCTATGCCGATCGTACAGATTTTCCAATGCCCGCTATTCGCTTCCGTGAGCCAACCAACGAAATTAAGGCACTGCGTGAAAAGGAGAAGCAAGATTGGAAGAAATTGAGCCATGAAGAAATTAAGGCTCTCTATCGTGCTAGCTTCTGTCAAACCTTCGCAGAAATCAAAGCTCCAACTGGTGAATGGAAAAAGCACTTAGGTGTTGGTCTCATTTTCACCGGCCTGGCCATATGGATCGCCATTTTCATGAACTTGTTcg tttacgaTGAGCTGCCAATTACCTTCGATGATGAGCATAAAAAGGCACAATTGAAACGTATgattgacttggaagtcaatcCAGTCACTGGTCTGACCTCCAAATGGGATTACGAAAACAACAAATGGAAATAA